The Halovivax ruber XH-70 genome includes the window AGTCGTCGAACACGCACCCAACCTGCTCGTCGAAGGCGGCTTCGTGGCGGTCTACAGCCCGTTCGTCGAGGACACCCGCGAGGTCGTGATGGCCGCGACCGAGGCCGGGCTCGCCGACATTCGGACCCGAGAGACCATCCAGCGCGAGATGGACTTCGACGACCGCGGCTCGCGGCCCTCGACCGCACCCGTCGGGCACACGGGCTACCTGACCATCGCGAGAAACGAGTAACGGTACCGCGAACTCGAGGACGATCCGCCTCTTCGGTTCTGGAGCGCTCGCGTCACCGACCGCGGTAGGTATCGATGCCGAGCAGACGGTTCACCACGCACAGTTGCGTGACACCAGTGAACAGCAGTACCAACCCAGCGAGCACTGCGAGTACGCCGAGGGCCGTTCCGAGCGTGCCGCCGACGCCCAACCAGCCAGCGAGGATGGCGACGCCGATGAGCGCCAGGATCGGCCCAACGACGAGTCGCATCGTTCGATCAGTACCGCCCACGTTCTTTTCCATGTACGATCACCGGTAGCACCTAGCACGTCAGAGAAAATAAGCACACCGTCGACCCATCAGTATCCGTCGAGGTCGCGGCCGGTCGCAAATTACCACATATACACAAGGTCATACCTAGCTGCAGAATCACCTACCTGCGGCTCGAACGAATAGGCAGAGAGTGTGGCGGGTTGTGGTTTCGGACGGTGCGTAAAGCACGCCGTTTCACCACGAGCACCCTCGCGGTCGCAACTCTCCGCGCGAGCGGAGCGAGCGCGGTTCCCCGGCGGCTCCGCCGCCGGCCTTTTTCATCGAAGTTTTTGCGCAAGTGGTTCGCCTCTGGCGAACCCGCGCCGCAAAAAGTTCGTTAGTGGTCGTCTTCGCGCCACTTGTGCTCGCACTCGCTACAGATGAAGAAGCGAGTCTCGGATTCGTCGGCCGAGCGAGTTTGCTGGAGGTACCAGTAGGCGCGGTCGTTCCCACACTCGGGACACAGGGCGTCGGTTTCGGGGAGCGACGTTTCCTCGGACGATTCGATAATCTCACTGGCCTCCTGATCGTCCGTGACGACGTACTCGTCGGTATCGCCTTTCGGTTTCGAGTAGTCGCAACTCCCACAGACCCACAGGCCGTCGTCGGCTTTCATCATCGAGCCGCACTCGTCGCAGAACTCCATTGGTGTCCTGAAACTGGCGCGTCGAGGGACTTAAGCGACGTGTTTGGGCTGTCGGTTCCCGCGCACAGCACACCCGTTCAGCGTGCGGAATTGGACGGTCTCAGGCGGTTTTCGACCCTGTCGGTGGCCGTGGGGAAGCGTCCGAGACCCGACCGCCACGAGAGCCGGCGGGCCGCCGCTTGCGCGCAACAGTCCACGATCAATTCGGGAGGCACTCGGTGACAGCCAGACTGAGACCGCTGACGCAGCATGCAGCCGAGGCGCAGGCGAGGTGGGAACCCCGAAGTGGCGATTCCGCTAACCCTCGCCTTCCGACTGATACGGTTCGCCGACGGCGTTTCGCGGGAGCGCACCGAAGAGTTCGGATTCGAGTTCGTTCTCGCTGTCGAATCGATCCGTGCCGACGAGTTCCAGCGTCTCACCGATCGTCGTTTCGCCGTCCGCGAGCTGGAGCGTCGTGTCGCCGAGTTTACGGTCGACGGTCTCCAGTGAGACCGGGTACGAAAGCGTGGCGAGACGGTCAGTGAGTTCGTTCAGTGTGATTGCGCCCATACAGACCGATTCAGCGAGGAGGGTCTTGAACGGATGTCGCCGTCGGGCGGAGAGTCACCGGAGCGGACAGGTGACGATCGAGGAGGTGATCGAGTTGCGGTTCGGAATCATCATTGACGTCGCTACCGAAGGGGACACGAATGCTCCGGTCGGTTCTCCAGTCGATCCGCGCGGCGTT containing:
- a CDS encoding YgaP family membrane protein; this encodes MEKNVGGTDRTMRLVVGPILALIGVAILAGWLGVGGTLGTALGVLAVLAGLVLLFTGVTQLCVVNRLLGIDTYRGR
- a CDS encoding transcription factor S, producing the protein MEFCDECGSMMKADDGLWVCGSCDYSKPKGDTDEYVVTDDQEASEIIESSEETSLPETDALCPECGNDRAYWYLQQTRSADESETRFFICSECEHKWREDDH
- a CDS encoding DUF5789 family protein; this encodes MGAITLNELTDRLATLSYPVSLETVDRKLGDTTLQLADGETTIGETLELVGTDRFDSENELESELFGALPRNAVGEPYQSEGEG